The following coding sequences are from one Candidatus Methylomirabilota bacterium window:
- a CDS encoding CdaR family protein, translating to MIAVLTRHWELKLLALAFSAGLWVFVMTSEKTNLVVSLPLELDSVPPGLVVTGERPESVEVQLHGLRSALSRMSPESLRVRVSLAGAGPGDLVVSLGAEQIVVPPGVSVLRVNPAVVRVALARRR from the coding sequence ATGATCGCTGTCCTGACGCGCCACTGGGAGCTCAAGCTCCTGGCCCTGGCCTTCTCCGCGGGGCTCTGGGTCTTCGTCATGACCTCCGAGAAGACCAATCTCGTCGTCTCCCTGCCGCTCGAGCTCGACTCGGTGCCGCCGGGGCTCGTCGTGACGGGCGAGAGGCCCGAGAGCGTCGAGGTGCAGCTGCACGGATTGAGATCCGCGCTCTCGCGCATGTCGCCCGAGTCCCTCCGGGTGAGGGTGAGCCTGGCCGGCGCCGGCCCCGGTGACCTCGTGGTCAGCCTGGGAGCCGAGCAGATCGTCGTGCCCCCCGGTGTGAGCGTGCTGCGCGTGAATCCTGCCGTCGTGCGCGTGGCGCTGGCCCGCAGGCGCTGA
- the cdaA gene encoding diadenylate cyclase CdaA encodes MWPALQAFRVRDAIDIFLVALVLYRVFVMFKETRAVQMLLGLAALMAASFLAHRFELYGTSWILDNFWSFWVLALIVLFQPELRRALAQVGQNPFFRVVTRAGREQQSHLLDEVVKAAQSLAGKRIGGLVVLERATGLRNYVELGVPLDALVSADLLESLFLPYSPLHDGAVFIRGGRIAAAGGFLPLSRNAQLGRTMGTRHRAGLGLSEETDAVVLVVSEESGRISLAVEGRMESPLDSDALRRRLAEFFSLEAAPLPADQPWWEPARGWLRK; translated from the coding sequence ATGTGGCCGGCGCTGCAGGCCTTCCGGGTGCGGGACGCGATTGACATCTTCCTGGTCGCGCTCGTCCTTTACCGTGTCTTCGTCATGTTCAAGGAAACGCGGGCCGTCCAGATGCTGCTCGGGCTCGCCGCCCTCATGGCCGCCTCGTTCCTCGCCCACCGGTTCGAGCTGTACGGCACCAGCTGGATCCTCGACAACTTCTGGTCCTTCTGGGTGCTCGCCCTCATCGTGCTCTTCCAGCCCGAGCTGCGCCGCGCGCTGGCGCAGGTCGGCCAGAACCCGTTCTTCCGCGTGGTGACGCGGGCGGGACGGGAGCAGCAGAGCCACCTGCTCGACGAGGTGGTCAAGGCCGCCCAGTCCCTGGCCGGCAAGCGCATCGGCGGCCTCGTGGTCCTGGAGCGGGCGACGGGGCTGCGCAACTACGTCGAGCTCGGCGTGCCGCTCGACGCCCTCGTTTCGGCCGATCTGCTCGAGAGCCTCTTCCTTCCGTACTCGCCGCTGCACGACGGTGCCGTCTTCATCCGCGGCGGGCGCATCGCCGCGGCGGGCGGCTTCCTGCCGCTCTCCCGCAACGCGCAGCTCGGGCGCACGATGGGTACGCGGCACCGCGCGGGGCTCGGGCTCAGCGAGGAGACCGACGCCGTCGTGCTGGTGGTCTCTGAGGAGAGCGGCCGGATCTCGCTGGCGGTCGAGGGCCGCATGGAGAGCCCCCTGGACTCCGATGCCCTCCGCCGGCGCCTGGCCGAGTTCTTCTCCCTCGAGGCCGCTCCGCTGCCGGCCGACCAGCCCTGGTGGGAGCCGGCCCGCGGATGGCTCCGCAAATGA